In the Thalassoglobus sp. JC818 genome, one interval contains:
- a CDS encoding DUF1559 domain-containing protein translates to MRQRRRGFTLIELLVVIAIVAILVALLLPAVQRARESASKTQCLNNLKQLGLALHNYHDAHSVFPPGQIANPQYFLSDNIGNYVNPGEAREFRDNNNQPLWFGAQGTSWMLHLLPMIEQAPLYNAWSFDGNVRQNGEEPPLYRDNDGIGLFPPREEIKTFYCPSRRSEMGATALFAQTVRIDPSWTSGGNDYAGCTGSGIAFKDDVAGEQQTYFLTPAQLNATILPATGPLSARSPFAQDSTKVGVFGVNSNTKMSTITDGTTTTIMVAERQIIQNPRQNRPQERSSDGWAFGGPATLFSTRLTPQNTGRIEVVNDVDNNNRHFDEAGSAHAQVVNVLMGDGGARNVSINIDLRTWNNLGNMAQGSPVEF, encoded by the coding sequence ATGAGACAACGTCGTAGAGGTTTTACTCTGATTGAATTGCTGGTTGTGATCGCGATCGTTGCGATCCTCGTCGCCCTTCTCTTGCCTGCTGTCCAGCGCGCGCGCGAATCTGCTTCGAAAACGCAGTGCCTGAACAACCTGAAACAGCTTGGGCTGGCACTTCACAACTACCACGATGCCCACTCAGTGTTTCCTCCCGGTCAGATTGCCAACCCGCAATACTTCCTGAGCGACAACATCGGCAACTACGTCAATCCGGGTGAAGCTCGCGAGTTTCGCGACAACAACAACCAACCGCTCTGGTTCGGTGCCCAGGGAACAAGCTGGATGCTGCACCTGCTGCCGATGATCGAACAGGCTCCTCTCTACAATGCCTGGTCATTCGACGGAAATGTCCGCCAGAACGGGGAAGAGCCACCGCTATACCGAGACAACGACGGCATCGGTCTGTTTCCGCCACGGGAAGAGATCAAAACCTTCTACTGTCCTTCACGTCGAAGTGAAATGGGTGCAACAGCCTTGTTCGCTCAGACCGTTCGAATCGATCCAAGTTGGACCAGCGGAGGAAACGATTACGCAGGTTGCACCGGTTCTGGAATTGCTTTCAAAGATGACGTGGCTGGCGAACAGCAGACTTACTTCCTGACACCTGCTCAACTCAACGCGACAATTCTCCCAGCGACAGGTCCTCTGTCAGCACGATCACCGTTTGCTCAGGACTCGACCAAAGTTGGTGTCTTCGGCGTGAACAGCAACACGAAGATGTCCACCATCACCGACGGAACCACGACCACGATCATGGTTGCAGAACGCCAGATCATCCAGAATCCACGTCAAAACCGACCACAGGAACGCAGCAGCGACGGATGGGCGTTCGGTGGTCCTGCCACACTCTTCTCGACTCGATTGACGCCTCAAAATACTGGTCGAATTGAAGTTGTGAACGACGTCGACAACAACAATCGTCACTTCGACGAAGCTGGCAGCGCTCACGCTCAAGTTGTCAACGTGTTGATGGGAGACGGCGGAGCTCGAAACGTCAGCATCAATATCGATCTGCGAACCTGGAACAACCTCGGAAACATGGCTCAGGGATCTCCAGTTGAGTTCTAA